One Actinoplanes missouriensis 431 DNA segment encodes these proteins:
- a CDS encoding SGNH/GDSL hydrolase family protein, with translation MRLGWIAAGAALVVLSGCSEAAPVVESAPAAVDARDYVALGDSYAAGLGGGNYADTSCLQSTDKSYPQLWIDAKGTDALGETVNKACSGAVISTVTSQQLTALTDRTGWVTLTVGGNDVGFVAGLQQCVLGSDQTCAQSVKNASGTMESNLPGALDKLYTQVRAKAPNAKVYVVGYPHLVADPGAGVACDSLNDARRKALNAASDTLSEVISTVVAKHPGFTYVDARVIFAGHEACTKDPWIHAIADDMSESFHPNADGYAAYAKVLHGVTG, from the coding sequence TTGAGGCTCGGTTGGATCGCCGCCGGTGCGGCCCTGGTCGTTCTGTCCGGCTGTTCCGAGGCGGCTCCCGTGGTGGAGAGCGCGCCCGCGGCCGTCGACGCCCGGGACTATGTGGCGCTCGGCGACTCGTACGCGGCCGGCCTCGGCGGCGGGAACTACGCCGACACCAGCTGCCTGCAGAGCACCGACAAGTCGTACCCGCAGCTCTGGATCGACGCGAAGGGCACCGATGCGCTCGGCGAGACGGTGAACAAGGCGTGCAGCGGCGCGGTGATCAGCACCGTGACGAGCCAGCAGCTCACCGCCCTGACCGACCGGACCGGCTGGGTGACGCTGACCGTCGGCGGCAACGACGTCGGGTTCGTCGCCGGGCTGCAGCAGTGCGTCCTCGGCTCCGACCAGACCTGCGCCCAATCGGTGAAGAACGCCTCCGGCACGATGGAGTCGAACCTGCCGGGCGCGCTCGACAAGCTCTACACCCAGGTGCGCGCGAAGGCCCCGAACGCCAAGGTGTACGTGGTCGGCTACCCGCACCTGGTCGCCGACCCGGGCGCCGGGGTCGCCTGCGACTCGCTGAACGACGCCCGCCGCAAGGCCCTCAACGCGGCGTCCGACACGCTCTCCGAGGTGATCTCCACGGTGGTCGCCAAGCACCCCGGGTTCACCTACGTGGACGCGCGGGTGATCTTCGCGGGTCACGAGGCGTGCACCAAGGACCCGTGGATCCACGCGATCGCCGACGACATGTCCGAGTCGTTCCACCCGAACGCGGACGGTTATGCGGCGTACGCGAAGGTCCTGCACGGCGTGACGGGCTGA
- a CDS encoding inorganic phosphate transporter has product MTETLVILALVVITALGFDFTNGFHDTANAMATSIATGALRPKVAVLLSAVLNLVGAFLSVEVALTVTNAVINIQDSDGAPRSDLLAGGGTALLVIVLTGVIGGILWNLLTWLLGLPSSSSHALFGGLIGATVAGLGWAGVKWTGDGSKLDGVVGKVILPALISPVIAGVVAGVGTWLIYRITVGVAARFTDNGFRWGQIGSASLVSLAHGTNDAQKTMGVITLALIAAGEWSTTDDIPFWVRVSCALAIALGTYLGGWRIIRTLGKGLVEIAPPQGFAAESAAATVILTSSHLGFALSTTQVATGSILGSGVGRPGAAVRWGVAGRMVTAWLITLPAAGLTGALMWFVADLIGGVAGAVTVFLLMLAAAAFMWRLSRRTPIDHNNVNDEWQAAPAPARAGN; this is encoded by the coding sequence GTGACCGAGACACTTGTGATCCTGGCCCTCGTGGTCATCACCGCACTCGGCTTCGACTTCACCAACGGGTTCCACGACACGGCGAACGCCATGGCGACGTCGATCGCGACAGGTGCCCTGCGGCCGAAGGTAGCCGTGCTGCTCTCCGCGGTGCTCAACCTCGTCGGAGCGTTCCTCTCCGTCGAGGTGGCACTGACCGTGACGAACGCGGTCATCAACATCCAGGACTCCGACGGCGCCCCACGATCCGATCTGCTCGCCGGCGGCGGTACGGCACTGCTCGTCATCGTGCTGACCGGCGTCATCGGCGGCATCCTCTGGAATCTGCTCACCTGGCTGCTCGGCCTGCCGTCCAGCTCCTCGCACGCGCTGTTCGGCGGGCTGATCGGCGCGACCGTCGCCGGCCTCGGCTGGGCCGGCGTCAAGTGGACCGGCGACGGCAGCAAACTCGACGGCGTGGTCGGCAAGGTGATCCTGCCGGCGCTGATCTCACCGGTGATCGCCGGTGTCGTGGCCGGCGTCGGCACCTGGCTGATCTACCGGATCACCGTCGGGGTGGCCGCCCGCTTCACCGACAACGGGTTCCGCTGGGGACAGATCGGCAGCGCCTCGCTGGTCTCCCTCGCGCACGGCACCAACGACGCCCAGAAGACCATGGGGGTCATCACCCTGGCGTTGATCGCCGCCGGCGAGTGGTCCACCACCGACGACATTCCCTTCTGGGTACGGGTGAGCTGCGCGCTCGCCATCGCCCTGGGGACATACCTCGGTGGCTGGCGGATCATCCGTACCCTCGGGAAAGGCCTCGTCGAGATCGCGCCGCCGCAGGGTTTCGCGGCCGAGTCGGCGGCCGCCACCGTGATCCTGACCTCCAGCCACCTCGGGTTCGCGCTCTCCACCACGCAGGTGGCGACCGGATCGATCCTGGGCAGCGGGGTGGGCCGGCCGGGCGCCGCGGTCCGCTGGGGCGTCGCCGGGCGGATGGTGACCGCATGGCTGATCACCCTGCCGGCGGCCGGGCTGACCGGCGCTCTGATGTGGTTCGTCGCCGACCTGATCGGCGGGGTGGCCGGAGCGGTCACCGTGTTCCTGCTGATGCTGGCCGCGGCCGCATTCATGTGGCGG
- a CDS encoding SelT/SelW/SelH family protein: MTPRLEIEYCTQCRWLLRAAWTAQELLTTFATDLGEVALIPGIGGVFEVRLDGETLWSRKAEGGFPEIPLLKRMVRDRIAPDRDLGHSDKKA, from the coding sequence GTGACACCTCGTCTGGAGATCGAATACTGCACGCAGTGCCGCTGGCTGCTGCGGGCCGCCTGGACCGCGCAGGAGCTGCTCACCACGTTCGCCACCGACCTGGGCGAGGTGGCGCTGATCCCCGGGATCGGCGGCGTCTTCGAGGTCCGGCTGGACGGCGAGACGCTCTGGTCGCGCAAGGCCGAGGGCGGTTTCCCGGAGATCCCGCTGCTGAAGCGGATGGTCCGCGACCGGATCGCCCCGGACCGGGATCTCGGCCACAGCGACAAAAAAGCTTGA
- a CDS encoding calcium:proton antiporter: MKLKILSQWTVTLPILAVAALVLTWGRDLPPPVVVIVALLLGGAVMAAVHHAEVVAHRVGEPYGSLILAVAVTVIEVALIVTLMISGGEKSQSLARDTVFAAVMITVNGILGISLLVGAIRRRIAVFNPEGTGGALATVAAIATLSLVLPTFTTSRPGPQFSPAQLGFAAVVSLGLYLLFVLVQTRRHRDYFLPITTEGEVIEGEEHVEPPSGRTALISLGLLLLALVSVVGLAKGISPSIESGVASAGLPHSVVGVVIALMVLLPETIAAVRAAARDRIQTSLNLALGSAMASIGLTIPAIAVAMIWLDGPLLLGLGGTQMVLLVLTFGVGTLTVVPGRANILQGGLHLGLLAVFLFLAASP; this comes from the coding sequence ATGAAGCTGAAGATTCTGTCCCAGTGGACCGTCACCTTGCCGATCCTCGCCGTCGCCGCACTCGTGCTGACCTGGGGCCGCGACCTGCCGCCGCCGGTGGTGGTGATCGTGGCCCTGCTGCTCGGTGGCGCGGTCATGGCCGCCGTGCACCACGCCGAGGTCGTCGCGCACCGGGTCGGTGAGCCGTACGGGTCGCTGATCCTCGCGGTAGCGGTCACCGTGATCGAGGTGGCGCTGATCGTCACGCTGATGATCAGCGGTGGCGAGAAGTCCCAGTCCCTGGCCCGGGACACCGTCTTCGCCGCCGTGATGATCACGGTGAACGGCATCCTGGGCATCTCACTGCTGGTCGGCGCGATCCGCCGCCGGATCGCGGTCTTCAACCCGGAGGGCACCGGCGGCGCGCTCGCCACCGTCGCGGCGATCGCCACGCTGAGCCTGGTGCTGCCCACGTTCACCACGAGCCGGCCGGGACCACAGTTCTCGCCGGCCCAGCTCGGCTTCGCCGCGGTCGTCTCGCTCGGCCTCTACCTGCTGTTCGTGCTGGTGCAGACCCGGCGGCACCGGGACTACTTCCTGCCGATCACCACCGAGGGCGAGGTGATCGAGGGGGAGGAGCACGTGGAGCCGCCGAGCGGGCGGACCGCGCTGATCAGCCTCGGTCTGCTGCTGCTCGCGCTGGTGTCGGTGGTCGGCCTGGCGAAGGGCATCTCGCCGTCGATCGAGTCCGGGGTGGCCTCGGCCGGCCTGCCGCACTCCGTGGTCGGCGTGGTGATCGCCCTGATGGTGCTGCTGCCGGAGACGATCGCCGCGGTCCGCGCCGCGGCCCGCGACCGGATCCAGACCAGCCTCAACCTGGCGCTCGGTTCGGCCATGGCCAGCATCGGACTCACCATTCCGGCGATCGCCGTCGCGATGATCTGGCTGGACGGCCCGCTGCTGCTGGGCCTCGGCGGCACCCAGATGGTGCTGCTGGTGCTGACGTTCGGGGTCGGCACGCTCACCGTGGTGCCGGGCCGGGCGAACATTCTCCAGGGTGGTCTGCACCTCGGCCTCCTGGCGGTGTTCCTGTTCCTGGCCGCCAGTCCCTGA